A single genomic interval of Halococcus sediminicola harbors:
- a CDS encoding DUF6610 family protein, with translation MGLKDTQQLSYVGYTGRHPYTTDAFSHGFLPGYREDGGYQLDGLPNVDLPVGFLDNDFHDPDMDRYLDAFTRIEPSVAAVGDAYTEEQAKDMDEAVGQLRDDYPHNTFVVVPKCEEAFEILDNDIVLGYANGYSDIQAEDLGLEKYRGREVHILGSSPTQQYKAIQQLTQPNLRDDPPANIKGVDWNGAHKGAYFGEYWSRNGWQPADHLSIRETVEESLKEVKAYWQDKGLWPETEPKDIYGGPYTEPDDPVFAASGRDIDSKEKLETSHIGEYDGNTYAFESATAKRFVEHREGLF, from the coding sequence ATCGGTCTCAAAGATACACAGCAACTCTCCTACGTCGGCTACACTGGCCGACACCCCTATACAACGGACGCATTCAGCCACGGATTTCTACCGGGATACAGGGAAGATGGCGGATATCAGCTTGATGGCCTACCCAATGTAGATCTGCCTGTCGGTTTTCTCGATAATGACTTCCATGACCCGGACATGGACAGGTATCTCGATGCTTTCACTCGGATCGAACCGTCTGTAGCAGCCGTTGGAGACGCCTACACAGAAGAGCAGGCAAAAGATATGGACGAAGCAGTAGGCCAACTCCGAGACGACTATCCGCATAACACGTTCGTGGTCGTGCCAAAGTGTGAGGAAGCGTTTGAGATTCTTGATAACGATATTGTGCTCGGCTATGCGAATGGTTACAGCGACATCCAGGCCGAAGACCTAGGATTAGAGAAGTACAGAGGACGCGAAGTCCATATTCTCGGAAGCAGCCCCACGCAGCAGTACAAGGCTATTCAGCAGCTTACGCAACCGAACCTACGGGATGATCCACCAGCGAACATCAAGGGTGTCGATTGGAATGGAGCGCACAAGGGAGCGTACTTCGGCGAATACTGGTCAAGAAACGGATGGCAGCCAGCAGATCACCTCAGCATCAGGGAGACAGTCGAGGAATCGCTGAAAGAGGTCAAAGCATACTGGCAGGACAAAGGACTGTGGCCGGAAACAGAGCCCAAAGATATCTACGGCGGACCATACACCGAGCCTGATGACCCAGTGTTTGCAGCTTCAGGCCGAGACATCGACTCCAAAGAAAAACTTGAGACATCCCATATCGGAGAATACGACGGCAATACGTATGCATTCGAGTCGGCAACAGCAAAGCGATTCGTTGAGCACCGCGAAGGACTATTTTGA
- a CDS encoding poly-gamma-glutamate hydrolase family protein translates to MHGDVKQKTYSKGQARAEEIVGYHPTSSGHAEKILILAPHAGSIEHNTGKQAEHLHDEVAFRGVTTWIFRADPDNPDAGNEFGVPTKEITGEMPQFDLLEKYVEHRSFYHGISFHGWSEDYILIGGQYSKEWKTPIAEDLRAVLPGNINVEIATEPGYHTAMSDENILNRLTDNSLQITQPYNARERYWKDIIGVIGMHYTEDE, encoded by the coding sequence ATGCACGGGGACGTCAAACAAAAAACCTACTCGAAGGGTCAAGCTCGCGCAGAAGAGATAGTCGGATACCATCCTACCAGCAGTGGACACGCTGAAAAGATATTGATCCTGGCACCACACGCCGGTTCAATCGAACACAACACAGGAAAGCAGGCAGAACACCTACATGACGAGGTTGCCTTCCGCGGCGTTACAACATGGATATTCAGAGCTGACCCGGACAACCCAGATGCAGGAAACGAGTTCGGCGTACCGACAAAGGAAATCACAGGCGAGATGCCGCAGTTCGATCTTCTGGAGAAATACGTCGAACATCGGAGCTTCTACCACGGTATCAGTTTCCACGGATGGTCTGAAGACTATATCCTGATAGGTGGACAGTATAGCAAGGAATGGAAAACTCCCATCGCGGAGGATCTACGCGCTGTTCTACCTGGAAACATCAATGTAGAAATAGCAACCGAACCCGGGTACCACACAGCAATGAGTGATGAAAACATTCTGAACCGGCTAACCGATAACTCACTCCAGATAACACAGCCCTACAACGCCAGAGAGCGTTACTGGAAAGATATAATCGGGGTTATTGGGATGCACTACACCGAGGATGAATGA
- a CDS encoding transglutaminase-like domain-containing protein, with translation MSVTQSTQRWQGYLNSDLTELASKITSQYGVNPYSPVEHAAAIHYEVNKKVDYEPRFKSSPSREMRSPLETWRVKAGNCQEKSLLTASLLSTIGGFRIRTVVLESDQGNKHRVLEIKIPYHPQDVCETVWNFYKESSCTGSFKDTVGFEQHPEGEYTWLIADSGTKYIGDLSHLERLGYVIEPSEGSWDFYELKEKHELV, from the coding sequence ATGTCTGTAACGCAATCCACACAACGCTGGCAAGGATACCTCAACAGCGATCTCACCGAACTCGCGTCTAAGATCACGAGCCAGTACGGAGTCAACCCATACAGTCCAGTTGAACATGCAGCTGCAATCCACTACGAAGTGAACAAAAAGGTGGACTACGAGCCACGGTTCAAAAGCTCTCCGTCCAGAGAAATGCGGTCTCCACTGGAAACGTGGCGCGTAAAAGCTGGGAACTGCCAAGAGAAATCGCTTCTAACCGCATCTCTGCTTAGCACTATCGGCGGGTTCCGTATCCGTACTGTTGTGCTGGAAAGTGATCAGGGTAACAAGCACCGAGTTCTTGAGATAAAGATTCCGTACCATCCACAAGATGTCTGTGAGACCGTCTGGAATTTCTACAAGGAGTCATCATGCACCGGCTCATTCAAAGATACTGTTGGTTTCGAGCAGCATCCAGAAGGGGAATACACGTGGTTGATCGCTGATAGCGGAACCAAATACATAGGCGATCTATCCCACCTGGAGAGGCTGGGCTACGTGATCGAGCCATCCGAAGGTTCCTGGGATTTCTACGAACTCAAAGAGAAACACGAATTAGTCTGA
- a CDS encoding DNA-methyltransferase, with product MTSPPYYQMKDYGHDAQIGLEEDLEEYLNDLCDVFDELKRVLKENGVFFLNIDDTYYRKSLQMIPEKLALELKERGWTLRNKIIWHKNACMPESVKDRFSHKWEYLFMFTPNRQYEFDLDTVREAYSEATKKRLSQNNGNPNFNPEDDRGHANGEKNQVEVNQFTHEKGKNPGDVWTIPTAKYCKAHFAVYPKRLCEKPIKAGCPEDGVVLDPFAGAGTTCVVAQNLGREYIGIELNPEFADLARERLSCGEV from the coding sequence ATGACCAGTCCGCCCTACTACCAGATGAAGGACTACGGGCACGATGCCCAGATAGGTTTAGAAGAAGACCTAGAAGAATACCTCAACGATCTGTGCGACGTATTTGATGAGCTAAAGCGAGTTCTCAAAGAGAACGGTGTGTTCTTCCTGAATATAGACGATACCTACTACCGCAAAAGCCTGCAGATGATCCCTGAAAAACTGGCTCTCGAACTGAAGGAGAGAGGATGGACTCTGCGCAACAAGATTATCTGGCATAAGAATGCTTGTATGCCAGAGTCAGTCAAAGATCGATTTTCTCACAAGTGGGAGTACCTGTTTATGTTCACACCGAACAGACAGTATGAGTTCGATCTTGATACAGTCAGAGAGGCATACAGCGAAGCCACGAAGAAACGATTGAGCCAGAATAACGGCAATCCTAACTTCAATCCTGAAGACGACAGAGGGCACGCCAACGGAGAGAAGAACCAAGTAGAGGTTAACCAGTTCACGCACGAGAAAGGGAAGAACCCTGGTGACGTGTGGACAATACCGACCGCCAAGTACTGTAAAGCACACTTCGCTGTGTATCCAAAACGGCTCTGCGAGAAGCCAATCAAAGCTGGATGCCCAGAAGACGGCGTAGTTCTAGATCCATTCGCAGGAGCAGGAACTACATGCGTAGTGGCGCAAAATCTAGGCCGCGAGTATATTGGGATCGAGCTGAATCCGGAGTTCGCAGATCTAGCCAGAGAACGGCTCAGTTGTGGTGAAGTATAG
- a CDS encoding class I SAM-dependent methyltransferase, which translates to MATNTRIPLLERSQQVYDWWGKNRFLYRIISKVNEVPRQRASARLGLTGGETILEVGCGPGVNFPLLRDAVGTDGKVVGIDISSGMVQRATQRQQKQGWSNVQPICGDATRMPVKEDSYDAAFASLALSVIPDVRDVIETVYDVLKPGGRFVVYDSAGRYQEGFPRLLNPLHRRFVRYMFNHQLDQDVVEELRTVFEIVDVVETFKSGSEYVAVATKSPTLPE; encoded by the coding sequence ATGGCGACCAACACTCGAATCCCGCTACTGGAGCGCAGCCAGCAAGTATACGACTGGTGGGGTAAGAACCGTTTTCTCTACCGGATTATCTCCAAGGTTAACGAGGTTCCACGACAGCGGGCAAGCGCACGCCTTGGACTTACTGGCGGTGAGACTATACTTGAGGTAGGCTGCGGCCCCGGTGTGAACTTCCCGCTGCTTCGTGATGCAGTGGGTACTGACGGCAAAGTCGTCGGCATCGATATTAGTTCAGGCATGGTCCAGCGGGCTACACAGAGACAGCAAAAACAGGGATGGTCTAACGTTCAGCCCATCTGCGGTGATGCCACCCGAATGCCTGTGAAAGAAGACTCGTATGATGCAGCGTTCGCATCACTGGCCCTGAGTGTGATCCCGGATGTACGAGATGTGATCGAGACTGTGTATGATGTGTTGAAACCCGGCGGTCGGTTTGTAGTGTATGACTCGGCTGGCCGGTATCAGGAAGGGTTTCCCCGGTTACTGAATCCGCTTCACAGACGGTTTGTCCGCTATATGTTCAATCACCAGCTTGACCAGGATGTTGTCGAAGAACTGCGGACAGTGTTTGAGATCGTTGATGTTGTGGAGACGTTCAAATCTGGCTCTGAATATGTTGCTGTCGCCACTAAGTCTCCTACACTCCCTGAGTGA
- a CDS encoding SIR2 family protein: MVDNEMALTFSVRNNPGVYALLLGSGISTEAGVPTGWGVVKDLIRKLAEIEGEEIETDPEEWYQDTYNQEPEYDDLIEQVAPSKPDRQSLLEKYFEPTSEEREQDIKTPSEAHRSIAWLMDEGYISIVVTTNFDQLLEQALSERGITPVVISSESDAKGAAPLSHQEAVILKVNGDYKETNIKNIPEELENYSAPIEEKLNKMFDEYGLIVCGWSGDWDIALREAMLRCERRRYATYWAYHGSLEDSADELIAHRDGTPIQITGAGDFFSELKENVEALEGSESGAPLTREVARERVKRYMTREERKIDLADLLHDETEEVRSRVFNEDKFPLDIDVNDDNYDERLSMYESGVRTLVVATSTCAYWGPEVTNSALQPLAEQVRRLGSTGSPDGTYNHVWDYLRMYPAMLVLYGTGISSLKSGNWELMHELLIETEIDAHDFIEQSAGGLLNPWTVGSGINRGRGGNRFLRKRMEKYFREPLREFLPDGKEYTNLFHEYEAFADLILLDRLGDDSLDNVQLKGTLYYDATLEQLRDELDSQSENWGPIDAGFFDGSVDRANFLLDELKDMGW, translated from the coding sequence TTGGTTGATAACGAGATGGCTCTCACTTTCTCGGTCCGAAATAATCCCGGTGTCTATGCTCTTCTATTGGGTTCTGGTATATCTACTGAGGCAGGGGTTCCTACAGGCTGGGGTGTCGTTAAAGATCTAATTCGGAAGCTGGCCGAGATAGAGGGTGAGGAGATTGAAACCGATCCAGAGGAATGGTATCAAGACACCTACAATCAAGAACCCGAATACGATGATTTGATTGAGCAGGTTGCACCTTCTAAGCCAGATCGCCAGTCTCTATTAGAGAAGTACTTCGAACCTACTTCCGAAGAGCGAGAACAGGACATTAAGACTCCATCAGAAGCCCACAGGAGTATTGCATGGTTAATGGATGAAGGGTACATCAGCATAGTTGTCACCACAAACTTTGATCAGTTATTGGAACAAGCTCTATCTGAACGCGGGATTACGCCAGTAGTTATCAGTAGCGAATCGGATGCTAAAGGAGCAGCTCCTTTATCTCATCAAGAAGCAGTTATCCTGAAGGTCAATGGCGACTACAAAGAGACGAATATCAAGAACATACCTGAAGAGTTAGAGAACTACTCTGCACCAATCGAAGAAAAGCTGAATAAGATGTTTGATGAATATGGGCTTATCGTCTGTGGTTGGTCTGGAGATTGGGATATCGCATTACGAGAAGCGATGCTTAGGTGTGAAAGAAGGCGGTATGCAACATACTGGGCCTACCATGGCAGTTTAGAAGATAGCGCGGATGAACTCATAGCTCACCGAGATGGAACTCCCATTCAGATTACTGGTGCCGGTGACTTCTTTTCGGAGTTAAAAGAGAACGTAGAGGCGCTTGAAGGCTCAGAGTCGGGAGCCCCGTTGACTCGAGAAGTGGCCAGAGAAAGGGTCAAGCGATACATGACCCGTGAAGAACGGAAAATCGACTTGGCAGATCTGCTTCATGACGAAACTGAAGAGGTCAGAAGTCGGGTTTTCAACGAGGATAAGTTCCCTCTCGATATTGATGTGAATGATGATAACTATGACGAGAGACTGTCGATGTATGAAAGCGGTGTCAGAACGTTAGTAGTGGCGACATCTACCTGCGCATACTGGGGTCCAGAGGTTACCAATTCCGCTTTGCAACCATTGGCTGAGCAGGTGAGACGATTAGGTTCCACAGGTAGTCCCGATGGAACATACAACCATGTCTGGGATTACCTGAGGATGTACCCTGCTATGCTTGTACTCTACGGAACAGGGATATCAAGCCTCAAATCCGGGAACTGGGAACTTATGCATGAGCTCCTAATTGAGACTGAAATCGATGCACACGACTTCATCGAGCAATCTGCCGGTGGGCTGCTAAATCCGTGGACGGTTGGAAGCGGTATCAATAGAGGGCGGGGAGGCAACCGGTTTCTCAGGAAGCGTATGGAGAAATATTTCCGTGAACCTCTTCGGGAGTTCTTACCCGATGGCAAGGAATATACCAACTTATTTCATGAATACGAGGCTTTCGCAGACCTGATTCTACTGGATAGGCTTGGGGACGACTCACTCGATAATGTACAATTGAAAGGAACGCTATACTATGACGCCACCTTGGAGCAGCTCCGTGATGAACTTGATTCACAGAGCGAAAACTGGGGGCCAATCGATGCCGGGTTTTTTGATGGCTCCGTTGATCGAGCAAACTTCTTACTGGATGAACTGAAAGACATGGGATGGTAA
- a CDS encoding endonuclease/exonuclease/phosphatase family protein, which produces MSEDITVMTWNLNGEGGTSKNTSKAQINFLDNHHEDTDIFLFQAVDYAQDHSEEPSHFQRLEHYFHQRGYKIAHNRDWNRQLHNTNIQPFQNIGPPLKRCKITASKWDIGRNPLDLREMKDRNPDKLNYFYANFPTCILIADIDHPSTDITGNEGLQAWNAGVIYGRGWKEEKANVLETIYAQVYLQNDQTNKKVLLGGDFNAPKEEHRDSEGRIQIDPHKANGREYTDEPFYGDPYRYKPEEETESTELTYTQRYRNAERYIFDPKLTKWDMRDVYWHADNSLEQSSANDYTHEFHQNGVDHKRLDHILADDHFDIKSCEIQNGLNGTANGLGPSDHAPVKTTLEIKN; this is translated from the coding sequence ATGAGCGAAGATATCACTGTCATGACCTGGAACCTCAACGGCGAAGGCGGCACCTCCAAAAACACAAGCAAAGCACAGATCAACTTCCTTGACAACCACCACGAAGACACCGACATATTCCTATTCCAAGCCGTCGACTACGCACAAGACCACAGCGAAGAACCCAGCCACTTCCAGAGACTCGAACATTACTTCCACCAACGCGGGTACAAAATAGCCCACAACCGCGACTGGAACCGGCAGCTCCACAACACCAATATCCAGCCATTCCAGAACATCGGGCCTCCACTCAAACGCTGCAAAATCACCGCCAGCAAATGGGACATCGGCAGAAACCCATTGGATCTGAGAGAAATGAAAGACCGAAATCCAGACAAACTCAACTACTTCTACGCCAACTTCCCTACCTGCATCCTCATAGCCGACATCGACCATCCATCTACCGACATCACCGGCAACGAAGGCCTCCAAGCATGGAACGCAGGCGTCATCTATGGACGCGGCTGGAAAGAGGAGAAGGCCAATGTTCTCGAAACCATCTACGCACAGGTCTACCTACAGAACGACCAGACCAACAAGAAGGTACTCCTCGGCGGCGACTTCAACGCACCCAAAGAAGAGCATAGAGACTCCGAAGGGCGAATCCAGATTGACCCACATAAAGCCAACGGCAGAGAATATACCGATGAGCCATTCTACGGCGATCCCTACCGCTACAAACCCGAAGAAGAAACAGAGTCAACAGAACTCACCTATACACAGCGATACCGGAACGCAGAACGCTACATATTCGACCCGAAACTCACCAAATGGGACATGAGAGACGTCTACTGGCACGCCGACAACAGCCTCGAACAGAGTAGTGCCAACGATTACACCCACGAGTTCCACCAAAACGGCGTAGACCACAAACGGTTAGACCACATCCTCGCAGACGACCATTTCGACATCAAGAGCTGCGAAATACAGAACGGACTCAACGGAACTGCAAACGGACTCGGACCAAGCGACCACGCACCAGTCAAAACCACACTGGAAATCAAGAATTGA
- a CDS encoding toprim domain-containing protein, with the protein MSELPTVDIREVVTELGLRKGKRKGNYTEYYCEVHDGNTPDLCVYSNDFVCYSSANKSGGGALSLVMHIKQYNSVERAVEWLREHFPEKDWEDIDQETLDRRKASREVLNKATEWSHQALKKEHSPLHEHIKETRNFDDDLIDETKIGFMSIDTIDTLKQRFDKQALTDSGLFYEKDSDLICQMYRRIVFPYTRGEQTWYMIGRKPSDYSGPEKYRQILSDSNAKYKKLIENDTLNRHIIYEWHQDRENQNTVVITEGVTDAISAHRAGYNVSSPVTTQYSDRDIKKVCNRVSDFKNVYIVMDGDSEGWKGAKKTAQILAENGVEAQLVRFDREIDLDDWTTENGYEIDSLLDDADLYLDILFDEVEEADRRTISEKKRKVWSAIRAWDEEQKTTVFKEMPGSKADNRKQFKKWLDEYQEQQKKREAQKKTETTPNSEDTDDAEADITENLRLRNGKTLNINPTPDTYVNRLEITAAETKVNGHGSVDTDTKFKVYEIQFGEGEDENTYKLITDPYQQISLGENFLPIKVADLSKPCYRESKYFKEQYRELKRKSDDFSKSYSEWLRSIEGTDYLELAEEIDGPSKDLVMDLSNDQILSLIEEYLISGYNTDPKLRTVMYPKIIRHSRRKVDPNEVAPYQPHTQMWTNTKVGKSYTGDRVGRKLDDATPAGLVGYADSDGKQNGILDGLTSTVFVDEFNFGASSRQLNDQLLNLMERGIHEQTKAGHSIKTRFYGPLSYLANPKDGQQYPDDDDEFEDYRETGKTSFELVSQFEELIQFLGMNIQAMASRFGVIVFDEDMEKATKDDKISLSRQRKRKLETFTQWVIKQVAPKYSEIEEELEDWLEQPYEDEYRETVMEHRDEIHNDIVQKFWKNHLESYRHARGQALRMAVYQNIGGILKDDYTFEDLREEAEAQWQTVKEVNLDSLENMTAATDNETAVSRSRAKLDSQEPKYTRLFIKTLVRFYQEKDSAKVGNYHAFDQLRSVYSGLRDDLPDEDVTESSRYYKWSRVKQNMADNIHKKRIELEQKFGVEVRRSGEDFMVRVRNPDRFNNFLELEIGGQSTGDTGRGDSDGSDGRSEEDSSEDNGYAIKGEYNLSRTGVRDMIEDNAENYDGNLIPRKDLKIYFGRKFGSRWSKSKEKMLDDAITELLSEGSIREAKPDMFASN; encoded by the coding sequence TTGAGTGAGCTGCCGACCGTCGACATCCGAGAAGTCGTAACCGAACTCGGATTACGGAAAGGGAAACGAAAGGGAAACTACACAGAATACTACTGCGAGGTCCACGACGGCAATACTCCCGACCTCTGCGTATACAGCAACGACTTCGTCTGCTACAGCTCCGCCAACAAAAGCGGAGGCGGCGCACTCAGCCTCGTAATGCACATCAAACAGTACAACTCCGTTGAACGTGCCGTAGAATGGCTGAGAGAACATTTCCCTGAGAAAGACTGGGAAGACATAGATCAGGAAACGCTTGACAGACGGAAAGCGAGCAGAGAAGTCCTCAACAAAGCAACCGAATGGAGCCATCAAGCCCTCAAAAAAGAGCATTCACCGCTCCACGAACACATCAAAGAAACACGGAACTTTGACGACGATCTCATAGACGAAACAAAAATCGGGTTCATGAGCATTGATACCATAGATACCCTGAAACAACGGTTCGATAAGCAAGCGCTGACCGATTCCGGACTCTTCTACGAAAAAGACAGCGACCTCATCTGCCAAATGTACCGCCGCATAGTCTTCCCTTACACCAGAGGAGAACAGACCTGGTACATGATCGGACGGAAACCAAGCGACTACAGCGGCCCTGAAAAATACAGGCAGATCCTCTCCGACAGCAACGCAAAATACAAGAAACTGATCGAGAACGATACCCTCAACCGGCACATAATCTACGAATGGCACCAAGACCGCGAAAACCAGAACACGGTAGTCATCACCGAAGGCGTCACAGACGCCATCTCAGCTCACAGAGCAGGATACAATGTCTCAAGTCCGGTCACTACACAATACAGCGACAGAGATATCAAGAAAGTCTGCAACCGGGTAAGCGACTTCAAGAACGTCTACATCGTAATGGATGGGGACAGCGAAGGCTGGAAAGGAGCGAAGAAAACAGCGCAGATACTCGCAGAAAACGGTGTTGAAGCCCAGCTTGTACGGTTCGACAGAGAAATAGATCTTGATGACTGGACCACCGAGAACGGCTACGAAATAGATTCGCTATTGGATGACGCGGATCTCTACCTCGACATCCTATTTGACGAAGTGGAAGAAGCTGATAGAAGGACGATAAGCGAAAAGAAGCGGAAAGTATGGAGTGCTATCAGAGCATGGGATGAAGAGCAGAAAACCACTGTATTCAAAGAAATGCCTGGTAGCAAGGCAGATAACAGAAAACAGTTCAAAAAATGGTTGGACGAGTATCAAGAGCAGCAGAAAAAGAGGGAGGCACAGAAAAAGACAGAAACAACGCCAAACTCCGAAGATACCGACGATGCAGAAGCAGATATTACGGAAAACCTTCGTCTACGCAACGGAAAGACGCTCAACATCAACCCAACTCCCGACACCTACGTCAACCGTCTGGAGATAACCGCAGCAGAGACCAAGGTAAACGGACACGGCAGCGTCGACACCGACACAAAATTCAAAGTCTACGAAATCCAGTTCGGCGAAGGCGAGGACGAAAACACCTACAAGCTCATAACCGATCCATACCAGCAAATCAGCCTCGGAGAAAACTTCCTACCGATAAAAGTTGCAGACCTCTCGAAACCCTGCTACCGAGAAAGCAAATACTTCAAAGAACAATACAGAGAGCTGAAACGGAAGTCCGACGACTTCAGCAAATCATACAGCGAGTGGCTGAGAAGCATCGAAGGAACCGACTACTTGGAATTAGCCGAAGAAATCGACGGCCCGAGCAAAGACTTGGTGATGGATCTCTCCAACGACCAGATCCTCTCACTCATCGAAGAATACCTTATCAGCGGATACAACACCGATCCCAAGCTGCGGACAGTGATGTATCCAAAGATAATCCGGCACAGCAGGAGAAAAGTCGATCCGAACGAAGTAGCACCCTATCAACCACACACCCAGATGTGGACCAACACCAAAGTCGGAAAATCATACACAGGAGATCGAGTCGGTCGAAAACTCGATGATGCTACACCAGCCGGATTAGTCGGCTACGCGGACAGCGACGGCAAACAGAACGGAATACTCGACGGCCTAACAAGCACCGTTTTCGTCGACGAATTCAACTTCGGAGCCAGCAGCAGACAGCTCAACGACCAACTGCTCAACCTGATGGAACGAGGAATACACGAACAAACAAAAGCCGGGCACAGCATCAAAACCCGGTTCTACGGCCCATTGTCCTACTTAGCGAACCCAAAGGACGGACAACAATACCCAGATGATGATGATGAGTTCGAAGATTACAGAGAAACAGGGAAAACCAGCTTCGAGCTTGTAAGCCAGTTTGAAGAACTAATCCAGTTCCTTGGAATGAACATCCAGGCGATGGCCTCGCGTTTCGGCGTCATCGTCTTCGATGAAGACATGGAGAAAGCCACCAAAGACGACAAAATAAGCCTGTCACGCCAGCGAAAACGGAAGCTGGAGACCTTCACACAGTGGGTGATCAAACAGGTCGCTCCGAAATACAGCGAAATCGAAGAAGAGCTCGAAGACTGGCTGGAACAACCATACGAGGACGAATACCGGGAAACCGTCATGGAACACAGAGACGAGATCCACAACGATATCGTCCAGAAATTCTGGAAAAACCACTTAGAGAGCTACAGGCACGCACGTGGTCAAGCCCTCCGAATGGCTGTCTACCAGAATATAGGCGGAATACTCAAAGACGACTACACATTCGAGGATCTCAGAGAAGAGGCTGAAGCACAGTGGCAGACCGTGAAAGAAGTCAACCTCGATTCTTTGGAGAACATGACTGCTGCCACGGACAATGAGACAGCGGTGAGCAGGAGCAGAGCCAAGCTCGACAGTCAAGAGCCGAAGTATACACGTCTGTTCATCAAAACGCTTGTCAGATTCTACCAAGAAAAAGATTCAGCTAAAGTCGGTAATTACCATGCTTTCGACCAACTGAGGTCGGTATACTCCGGACTTAGGGACGATCTACCTGATGAGGATGTCACTGAAAGCAGTCGGTACTACAAGTGGAGCCGTGTCAAGCAGAACATGGCTGATAATATCCACAAGAAGCGGATCGAACTGGAGCAGAAGTTCGGTGTCGAGGTCCGACGAAGCGGAGAAGACTTCATGGTTCGCGTCAGGAACCCCGACCGATTCAACAACTTCCTTGAGCTGGAGATCGGCGGACAGTCGACTGGAGACACAGGTCGTGGTGATAGTGATGGTAGCGACGGTCGATCTGAAGAAGACAGCTCTGAGGACAATGGCTACGCGATCAAAGGCGAGTATAACCTATCCAGAACCGGTGTCAGAGATATGATCGAGGACAACGCTGAGAACTACGACGGGAATCTGATCCCGCGAAAGGATCTGAAGATATACTTCGGACGGAAATTCGGAAGTCGGTGGAGCAAGTCGAAAGAAAAAATGTTGGATGATGCAATCACAGAGTTGTTATCGGAAGGGAGTATCAGGGAAGCGAAGCCAGATATGTTCGCTTCGAATTGA